In the Azospirillum sp. TSA2s genome, CCCTGCGCGAGGCCGGGCTGGGCGAGGAGGAGATCGCCGCCCGCTTCTTCGTCGCCCCCGCCGTGGTGAAGCAGCGCCTCAAGCTGGCCGCCGTCGCGCCGGCGCTGCTCGACGCCTATGCCGAGGACCGCATGACGCTGGAGCAGTTGATGGCCTTCACCGTCAGCGGCGACCATGCCCGCCAGGAGCAGGTGTGGGAGGCGTTGTCGCGAGCCTACCGCCGCGAACCCTACCAGATCCGCCGGCTGCTCACCGAGGGGGCGGTGCGGGCGTCGGACAAGCGGGCGCTGTTCGTCGGGGTGGAGGCCTACGAGGCGGCCGGCGGGGCGGTGATGCGCGACCTGTTCCAGCTCCAGCACGACGACGGCGGCTGGCTGCAGGACCCGGCGCTGCTCGACCGGCTGGTGGCGGAGAAGCTGGAGGCCGAAGCCGCCACGGTGCGGGCGGAGGGCTGGACGTGGGTGGAGGTGGCGCTGGCCTTCCCCTACGGCCACAGCCGTGGGCTGCGCCGTCTGACCGGTGAGCCGGTGCCGCTGAGCGAAGCGGAGCAGGCGACCTACGACGCGCTGCACGCCGAGTACGAGCGGCTGGAGGGGAGCGAGCCGGCGCAAGCCGAGGAGCTGGACGCGGTGGCGCGGCGCCTCGCCGAGATTGACACGGAATTGCGGGCGCTGGAGGAGCGGCCGCTGGTCTACGAGACCGCTGAGGTGGCGCGGGCCGGAGTGTTCGTCAGCGTCGATGTCGAGGGTGGGCTCCAGGTGGATCGCGGCTACGTGCGGCCGGAGGACGATGCGCCGGTCGAGCTGGTGGTTCCGGCCGGTGGCGAGGAGACGTCCGCCGTCCCGGCCGGCGGCGGGGGCGGGGCGGTGGCCGCCCAGCCGGCCGCCATCGCCGGCGGTGCCAGCGTGTCGGGCCCGGTGCCGGTCGCCGGTGCCGCGGCGTCGGAGGACGACGAGGGGCTGCGGCCCTTGCCCGAGCGGCTGCTGATCGAACTGAGCGTGCACCGCACGCTCGCCCTGCGCGACGCGCTGGCCAACGACCCCGACACCGCCTTCCTGGCGGCGCTGCACGCGTTGTGCCTGCGCACCTTCACCCAGCGCCCCGGCGCCTCCTGCCTGGAGCTGGAGCTGAAGAGCGCCGGCTTTGGGGTGCAGCCGCCCGACCTCGCCGCCAGCGCCGCGGCCCGGGCGATCGACGCCCGCCATCGCGCCTGGAGCGCCCAGCTGCCGAGCGAACCGGCCGCTCTGTGGGAGGCGCTGGTGGGGTTCGACGGCGACAGCCGGGCCGCCCTGTTCGCCCACTGCGTCTCTTTCGGCGTCAATGCCGTGCACGAGCCGTGGAACCGGGCGCCGCAGCGCGCCGCCCACGCCGACTTGCTGGCCGGGGCGGTCGGCCTCGACATGGCGGCGGCCGGCTGGACGGCGACGGTGGACAGCTACCTCGGCCGGGTGCCGAAGGCGCGCATCCTGGAGGCGGTGCGCGAGGCCCGCGGTCCGGAGCCGGCGCAGCTGATCGACCACCTGCGCAAGCCGGACATGGCCAAGGAGGCCGAGCGTCTGCTGGCCGGCAGCGGCTGGCTGCCCGAGCCGCTGCGCCGGCCGCTGGAGCCGGCGGTCGACGGCGATGCTGGTGCGGAGGGCGATGCGGAGGGCGGCGACGCCTCCCTGCCGGCCTTCCTGACCGGTGACGGGGAGAGCCCGGACGCCGGGGACGACGCGGACCGCACCGAGGCGGCGGCCGCGTGACGCGCAAACCGCGGAGCGGCTCCAGCCGCTCCGCCCCCGTCCCCGTCCCCGTTGCAGGAGGTTCGTCATGACCGAGCCCTTCGTTACAGCCCTGGCCGCCGATGTCCCGGTCCTGGTGATCACCGCCGAGGCCGTCGTCATCGTGATGCCGGCCGGCCAGGGAGCCGTTCTCTTCGACCCGGATGTCCCGCGGGAGCATGTCCTGTTGCGTCTGGCCGAGGAGGAGGTCCGGCAGGAGATCCGCACCGTGATCGAAGCCGACGGCACGCTGACCCGGCTGAGCCCGGAGATGGTCGGCGACGCCGAAATCCACGCCGCCTGCCGGGCTGTGGCTTCGAGCACCGACCTCGGCGAGGAGCGTGGCACCGCGCGGTTCCGGGCGGCGCTGGCCGCGATCCGCGTGGCGGAGCGCCGCCTCGGCGTTGCCCCCTGAGCCGGGCCCTCCGGACGGTCCGCCGTCTTGTCCACTGTCGAGCCCGGCCGTCGCGCCGGGCTCCTGTCTTATGGGAGACCCTCATGTCGATTCCCGATTTCGTGAAGGCGAATTTCGCGACGTTGCTGCGCGCCGCGGCGGCGGGCGATCTGGCGCTGGTGCAGGGCACCGACGCCCGCACCGGCGAGACCCGCTTCATTCTGTGCGCTGTCGGTCGGGACGGCGGACAGGTGGTGCTCACCCCCTTCGGGCATCTGGCCGATGGGAACCCCTACGAGCTTTACCACCCGCCGTTCGATCCCGGCGGCGGGGAGAGGGCGAGGGGGGCGGGGGCGGGCTGAGCCGGAGCGGATCGAGAGAGCGTCCGCCGGCCGCTGGTCTCCCCGCTCTCCCGGATACTCCGCCATGACCCTGACCGCCGATCTCCGAACCGATGCCGTCGCCCTCTGTCCTCCGGCCCCGGTGGACACCGCGGCGGCCCTGCTCGCCGCCGCGGAGCGGCTGCTGCCCGGCCTCGAACACGGCCGGGCCATCGACGCCGGCACGCTGCGCGCCGCGATGACCGCGGCGTTCGGCGGCTCCGACGCCGAGGGCGCCTGGAGCTGGAAGCTGGCCTACGACGCCGGCGAAGCGGCGCAGGTGCTGTTCCTGCGCCGCTTCGGCCCGACCATGCAGGCCCGCGCCGCCAGCCCGGCGGCGTTCCTGACCATGCTGGACCGGGTGGCGGCGCTGCTGCCCAGCCAGACACGCCGCTCCGAGGAGAGCCAAGCCCGGCAGCAGTTCTCCACGCCGCTGCCGCTGGCCGGCGTGGTGGCCGCCGCCGCTGCCCTCACCCCGGCCGACCGGGTGCTGGAGCCGTCCGCCGGCACGGGCCTGCTCGCCGTCTTCGCCGAACAGGCGGGGGCGGGTCTCGTCCTCAACGAACTGGCCGGGACCCGCGCCGGCCTGCTGGAGCGCCTGTTCCCCGGCGTGCCGGTGACCCGCCATGACGCGGCCAACATCCACGACCATCTCGACCCTGCGGTCCGGCCGACGGTGGTGCTGATGAACCCGCCCTTCTCGGCGCTGGCGGCGGTGGATGGCCGGGTGGCCGACGCCGCCCTCCGCCACCTCGCCTCGGCCTTGGCCCGCTTGGCCGAGGGCGGGCGCCTCGTCGCCGTTACCGGCGCCGGGCTGGCGCCCGGGCATCCGGCGTGGCGCGACGTCTTCGTGCGGTTGCAGGAGCGGGGCCGCGTCGTCTTCTCCGCCGTCATCGACGGGAAGGTCTACGCCCGCCACGGCACCACGGTGGACACCCGGCTGATCGTGATCGATCACGTGCCGGCGAATGACCCGGCGGTCTTCCCGGTTTCGCCGGGCACGGCCTCCGACGTTGCCACGCTGCTGGATTGGGTCCGGCGTGACGTTCCCCCGCGCGCTTCCGTTCCCGCCTCGGCAACGGCTCTGTTGCCCGTTCTGCCACGCACGGCGCTGGCGAGGCCGGCGCACCGGGTGGTCTCTGTGCCGACGGTGTGCACACCCGTGTCCGACCCGGCGGCCGTCGAACTGGCCTACGAACCGCTCGACTGGACGCCGGAGGCGGGAGCCCGCCTCACCGCCGCGCTCTACGAGCCCTACGCGCTCCAGTCCATCATGATCCCCGGCGCCCAGCCGCACCCGACGCCGCTGGTGCAGTCCGCCGCCATGGCCGCGGTCGCCCCGCCCAAGCCCCGCTACCGCCCGCACCTCCCCACCGCCCTGGTCACCGGCGGCGTGCTTTCCGACGCCCAGCTGGAAAGCGTCATCCTCGCCGGGGAGGCGCACGCCGGTCATCTCGCCGGCAGCTGGACCGTGGACGAGACCTTCGACGTCGTCTCGGCCG is a window encoding:
- a CDS encoding ParB N-terminal domain-containing protein; translation: MAMPKIVLNASRDIPFNKLVLSQANVRKVKAGVSIEELAEDIARRTLLHSLAVRPVLDAEGAETGVFEVPVGGRRFRALELLVKQKRMSKTQPVPCVVRTAGLAEEDSLAENVQRAPLHPLDQFRAFQTLREAGLGEEEIAARFFVAPAVVKQRLKLAAVAPALLDAYAEDRMTLEQLMAFTVSGDHARQEQVWEALSRAYRREPYQIRRLLTEGAVRASDKRALFVGVEAYEAAGGAVMRDLFQLQHDDGGWLQDPALLDRLVAEKLEAEAATVRAEGWTWVEVALAFPYGHSRGLRRLTGEPVPLSEAEQATYDALHAEYERLEGSEPAQAEELDAVARRLAEIDTELRALEERPLVYETAEVARAGVFVSVDVEGGLQVDRGYVRPEDDAPVELVVPAGGEETSAVPAGGGGGAVAAQPAAIAGGASVSGPVPVAGAAASEDDEGLRPLPERLLIELSVHRTLALRDALANDPDTAFLAALHALCLRTFTQRPGASCLELELKSAGFGVQPPDLAASAAARAIDARHRAWSAQLPSEPAALWEALVGFDGDSRAALFAHCVSFGVNAVHEPWNRAPQRAAHADLLAGAVGLDMAAAGWTATVDSYLGRVPKARILEAVREARGPEPAQLIDHLRKPDMAKEAERLLAGSGWLPEPLRRPLEPAVDGDAGAEGDAEGGDASLPAFLTGDGESPDAGDDADRTEAAAA
- a CDS encoding DUF6117 family protein, producing MSIPDFVKANFATLLRAAAAGDLALVQGTDARTGETRFILCAVGRDGGQVVLTPFGHLADGNPYELYHPPFDPGGGERARGAGAG